A region of Ictidomys tridecemlineatus isolate mIctTri1 chromosome 4, mIctTri1.hap1, whole genome shotgun sequence DNA encodes the following proteins:
- the LOC144377197 gene encoding transcription factor BTF3 produces MKETIMNQEKLAKLQAQVRIGGKGTARRKKKVVHRTATADDKKLQFSLKKLGVNNISGIEEVNMFTNQGTVIHFNNPKVQASLAANTFTITGHAETKQLTEMLPSILNQLGADSLTSLRRLAEALPKQSVDGKAPLATGEDDDDEVPDLVENFDEASKNEAN; encoded by the coding sequence ATGAAAGAAACTATCATGAACCAGGAAAAACTCGCCAAACTGCAGGCACAAGTGCGAATTGGTGGAAAAGGAACTGCTCGCAGAAAGAAGAAGGTGGTTCATAGAACAGCTACAGCAGATGATAAAAAACTTCAGTTCTCTTTAAAGAAGTTAGGGGTAAACAATATCTCTGGTATTGAAGAGGTGAATATGTTTACAAACCAAGGAACAGTGATCCACTTTAACAACCCTAAAGTTCAGGCGTCTCTGGCAGCAAACACTTTCACCATTACAGGCCATGCTGAGACAAAGCAGCTGACAGAAATGCTACCCAGCATCTTAAACCAACTTGGTGCAGACAGTCTGACTAGTTTAAGGAGACTGGCTGAAGCTCTGCCCAAACAATCTGTGGACGGAAAAGCACCACTTGCTACTGgagaggatgatgatgatgaagttCCAGATCTTGTGGAGAATTTTGATGAGGCTTCTAAGAATGAGGCAAACTGA